Proteins encoded in a region of the Anas acuta chromosome 13, bAnaAcu1.1, whole genome shotgun sequence genome:
- the POF1B gene encoding protein POF1B, whose protein sequence is MLGAQQQLQPLGLPPHLQQQQQQHHYYRRQQHYSTLPAARRPAPCPEPLPRPPPCREPPPPPPPCPEPPQCREPLPCPEPPRPLPCFEPAPFQRHDGGPALDRVRTYGPGCRRPSASCSSRAASPLECPHGCQPLPPACETQPQGTVRRIIIENPEQEPLSPFLRGGNFCPGNNVIYEKTIRKYELLNPHQEKQYQFSHQCQIPQQSNQCHVIQPCQPSEQSQVTHQCQQTQTSSPCEIIPVSVTDDCRGNTVRRVTVQTCEPVNCSQENNDQLDCRYFGELLAELNRKTNDLYSCLLQHVEKIGGRNHDIEFTSQTEDIEELIPKGLSEATKQQIRYLLQMRVISDKSLRLVLSTFKNLREELCHLQDDLGKLETDNVLLKKDLAFKESQVKEYETMLTSLRENNRQQQQGLRESTAKCRSLEEQLLSLRLSEGEKDCQLKEVEYCKRALEQEIQNLRLQICSNPTLQTTTDELSSRYVEMINNLREDKDREIRSLRSQLCQFQQDISRREGNNSDLQIKLHELTSMLEEKDACIKQQQEDLFRLKHERLSNSQSPGVTTVITKKYRNQYPILGLLSDDYKVTSPVNKSQTIVIERSGEIWKHE, encoded by the exons ATGTTgggggcccagcagcagctgcagcccctcggGCTGCCCCcgcacctgcagcagcagcagcagcagcaccactaCTACCGGCGGCAGCAGCACTACAGCAcgctgcccgccgcccgccgccccgcgccctgCCCGGAGCcgctgccccggcccccgccgtgccgggagccgccgccgccgccgccgccctgccCGGAGCCGCCTCAGTGCCGGGAGCCGCTGCCCTGCCCCGAGCCGCCGCGGCCGCTGCCCTGCTTCGAGCCGGCGCCTTTCCAGCGCCACGACGGCGGCCCCGCGCTCGACCGAGTGCGGACATACGGCCCCGGCTGCCGCCGGCCCAGCGCCTCCTGCTCGTCCCGAGCCGCCTCGCCGCTCGAGTGCCCGCACGGCTGccagccgctgccccccgcctgCGAGACGCAGCCACAG gGCACTGTTCGAAGGATTATTATAGAGAATCCTGAGCAG GAGCCATTATCCCCGTTTCTTAGAGGGGGGAATTTCTGCCCTGGAAATAATGTCATCTATGAAAAGACAATCAGAAAGTACGAGCTGTTAAATCCCCACCAA GAGAAGCAGTATCAGTTTTCCCACCAGTGTCAGATTCCCCAGCAATCCAACCAGTGCCACGTTATCCAGCCCTGCCAGCCGTCTGAGCAGTCCCAAGTCACTCACCAGTGCCAACAGACACAGACCAGCAGCCCTTGTGAAATAATTCCAGTTTCTGTGACCGATGACTGCAGAGGAAATACAGTGAGGAGGGTAACAGTTCAGACATGTGAACCG GTGAATTGCTCTCAGGAGAATAATGACCAGCTGGACTGCCGCTACTTTGGCGAGCTCCTTGCCGAACTGAACCGCAAGACCAATGACCTGTACAGTTGTTTACTACAGCATGTGGAAAAGATAGGAGGAAG GAACCATGACATCGAATTTACAAGTCAG ACTGAAGATATAGAAGAATTAATTCCCAAAGGACTGTCTGAGGCAACAAAGCAGCAGATTCGTTATCTCCTCCAG aTGAGAGTAATATCAGATAAATCTTTGAGACTTGTGCTTTCCACTTTCAAAAATTTACGTGAAGAGCTTTGCCACTTACAGGATGACCTGGGG AAGTTAGAAACTGACAATGTCTTACTTAAGAAGGATTTGGCTTTTAAAGAATCTCAAGTGAAAGAATATGAAACTATGTTGACATCTCTGCGAGAGAACAATCGTCAGCAGCAG CAAGGACTCAGAGAGAGTACTGCGAAGTGTCGCTCTCTGGAAGAACAGCTCCTTTCTCTACGGCTCAGTGAGGGAGAGAAGGATTGTCAGTTGAAAGAAGTGGAATACTGCAAGCGTGCCTTGGAGCAGGAGATCCAGAACCTCAGACTACAG atCTGCTCTAATCCAACACTTCAGACCACCACAGATGAACTCTCCAGCCGTTATGTAGAGATGATCAATAACTTGAGAGAGGATAAAGATCGTGAGATCCGCAGTCTTAGG TCTCAGTTATGCCAATTCCAGCAAGATATATCAAGAAGAGAAGGGAACAACAGTGACTTGCAAATAAAGTTGCATGAATTGACATCGATGCTCGAGGAGAAAGACGCTTGCATTAAACAACAGCAAGAG GACCTCTTCAGACTCAAGCATGAGAGATTATCAAACAGTCAGTCCCCTGGTGTAACAACTGTCATCACTAAGAA GTACAGGAACCAGTATCCTATTCTGGGTCTTTTGTCTGATGACTACAAAGTTACATCACCTGTCAATAAATCACAAACTATTGTAATCGAGAGGAGTGGAGAGATATGGAAACAC gaatga